Proteins encoded in a region of the Procambarus clarkii isolate CNS0578487 chromosome 42, FALCON_Pclarkii_2.0, whole genome shotgun sequence genome:
- the LOC138373569 gene encoding prestalk protein-like, which produces MFPEWTSPTIEEYRRGDVLEFKEMSDGVLFSVDTFNYILVWKHSYWHGNGIAADHACGLRSSQGDWCSCETGTVSSPAADWHSFKTGTVNSPAADLCSFKTGTVNSPAADLCSFKTGTVSSPAADLCSFKTGTVNSPAADLCSFKTGTVSSPAADLCSFKTGTVNSPAADLCSFKTGTVSSPAADLCSFKTGTVRSPTADLCSFKTGTVNSPAADLCSFKAGTVRSPTADLCSFKTGTVSSPAAEWYSFKTGTVSSPAAEWHSFKTGTVSSPAADWYSFKTGTVSSPAAEWYSFKTGTVSSPAADWYSFKTGTVSSPATDLFSFKTGTVNSPAAASSPAADWCSFKTGTVSSPAADWCSFKTDTVSSPAADLCSFKTGTVSSPAAARYSFKTDTVSSPAADWCSFKTGTVSSSAADWCSFKTDTVSSPTADLCSFKTGTVSSPAAARYSFKTDTVSSPAADWCSFKTGTVSSSAAARYSFKTGTVSSPAAARHNFKTGTVNSPAADWWSFKTGTVSSPAAEWYSFKTGTVSSSAADWCSFKTGTSEVLKKVKIKSIKNE; this is translated from the exons CTGATCATGCGTGTGGACTTCGATCATCACAAGGTGACTGGTGCAGCTGCGAGACTGGCACTGTTAGCTCACCTGCAGCTGACTGGCACAGCTTCAAGACTGGCACTGTTAACTCACCTGCAGCTGACTTATGTAGCTTCAAGACTGGCACTGTTAACTCACCTGCAGCTGACTTATGTAGCTTCAAGACTGGCACTGTTAGCTCACCTGCAGCTGACTTATGTAGCTTCAAGACTGGCACTGTTAACTCACCAGCAGCTGACTTATGTAGCTTCAAGACTGGCACTGTTAGCTCACCTGCAGCTGACTTATGTAGCTTCAAGACTGGCACTGTTAACTCACCAGCAGCTGACCTATGTAGCTTCAAGACTGGCACTGTTAGCTCACCTGCAGCTGACTTATGTAGCTTCAAGACTGGCACTGTTAGGTCACCTACAGCTGACTTATGTAGCTTCAAGACTGGCACTGTTAACTCACCAGCAGCTGACTTATGTAGCTTCAAGGCTGGCACTGTTAGGTCACCTACAGCTGACTTATGTAGCTTCAAGACTGGCACTGTTAGCTCACCTGCAGCTGAGTGGTACAGCTTCAAGACTGGCACTGTTAGCTCACCTGCAGCTGAGTGGCACAGCTTCAAGACTGGCACTGTTAGCTCACCTGCAGCTGACTGGTACAGCTTCAAGACTGGCACTGTTAGCTCACCTGCAGCTGAGTGGTACAGCTTCAAGACTGGCACTGTTAGCTCACCTGCAGCTGACTGGTACAGCTTCAAGACTGGCACAGTTAGCTCACCTGCAACTGACTTATTCAGCTTCAAGACTGGCACTGTTAACTCACCTGCAGCTGCCAG ctcacctgcagctgactggtgcagcttcaagactggcacagttagctcacctgcagctgactggtgcagctTCAAGACTGACACTGTTAGCTCACCTGCAGCTGACTTATGCAGCTTCAAGACTGGCACTGTTAGCTCACCTGCAGCTGCCAGGTACAGCTTCAAGACTGACACTGTTAGCTCAcctgcagctgactggtgcagcttcaagactggcactgttagctcatctgcagctgactggtgcagctTCAAGACTGACACTGTTAGCTCACCTACAGCTGACTTATGCAGCTTCAAGACTGGCACTGTTAGCTCACCTGCAGCTGCCAGGTACAGCTTCAAGACTGACACTGTTAGCTCAcctgcagctgactggtgcagctTCAAGACTGGCACTGTTAGCTCATCTGCAGCTGCCAGGTACAGCTTCAAGACTGGCACTGTTAGCTCACCTGCAGCTGCCAGGCACAACTTCAAGACTGGCACTGTTAACTCACCTGCAGCTGACTGGTGGAGCTTCAAGACTGGCACTGTTAGCTCACCTGCAGCTGAGTGGTACAGCTTCAAGACTGGCACTGTTAGCTCAtctgcagctgactggtgcagcttcaagactggcact AGTGAAGTGCTTaagaaagtaaaaattaaaagcaTTAAAAATGAATAA